The following DNA comes from Bacteroidales bacterium.
AGGGATGTTGGGGTGGGCTATATCAACAACATTATACAGGTTAATGTAATGGCCACTGCTGTTCTTACCCACCAGTTACTGCCCAATCTGATGCGACAGAATCAATCGTATATTCTAAATGTATCAAGTCTGGCAGCATTTTCGCCTGTTGGAAACAAGACAGTGTACCCGGCCACAAAGGCATTTGTACATTCGTTCACCCGTGGTCTTTATGCTGAACTAAAAAATACAAATGTTTTTGTAAGCGTTGTGAATCCCGGCGCCATGGATACCAATGATGAAATAAGAGCACGTATTAAAGCCCAGGGAATATTAGGTAAATTCTCCCTCTCCAAACCGGAAGTTGTGGCAAAAAAAGCGATCAGCCAACTTTTCAGAAAAGATACTGTCATTATTATTAATCCACTGAGTTGGTTGGTATTGAATCTTGTTCCTGTATGGATTAAATTGCCGTTAATGACGAGGGCAGTGGAAAGGGAACTCAGGTGTGTTCACGCTTAATATTACAGGAATGAAGACCATTTTCATAACCGGCGCAACCGGATTGTTGGGTACAAACCTGATCCTGGAATTGCTCGCACACGAATTCAATATCAAAGCGCTTCTTCGTAATCCATCGCGGTTTGTATTGCCTCCTCACAGGAACCTGGAACTTATTCAGGGTAGCTTATTTGATGATCTGACCCAAATCATTAGCAACTGCGATGTGGTAATACATGTTGCAGCCGAAACCAGGCAGGATCTCAGCCGGTATGAAGAATATCATAAAATTAACTGCAATGCCACCGTTCAGTTGTTCAATACGGCACGACTTTGTAATGTAAAGAAGTTCGTGTTTGTAAGTACTGCAAATACTATTGGATTTGGTTCAGCGGATGTTGGCGGTACGGAACAAGACCCGATTACATATCCTTTCAGCGGTTCAAATTATGCCAAAAGCAAACAGGAAGCAGAAGACTATCTTTTAGCCAATAAAGAGGCAATTGAAGTTATGATAATCAATCCGACTTTTATGCTGGGCGAACATGATACGAAACCCAGTTCCGGTAAGATTATTTTAATGGGATGGAAAAAGAAGATCCTGTTTTATCCGCCGGGAGGCAAGAATTTCGTACATGTTAAAGATGTGGCAAAGGGAATTATTTCATCCCTTGTAAATGGTAAAAATGGTGAAAGATACCTGCTGGCAAATGAAAATCTCACATATTACGAATTCTTTAAAAGGCTGAACAGGCTTACTAATCAGAATCCGTTGATGATTAAAGTACCACGGGCGGTACTGATTTTTACCGGATTTATCGGCGATCTTCTTAAGCAAGCGGGGTTTAAGACATCCTTAAACTCAACGAATATGCGGATCTTATGTATCCATAATTTTTATTCCAATCAAAAATCCCGAAGGGAACTTGAAATTGAATACACTTCCTGTGATGAAGCCATAATGGATTCAGTCAGGTATTTTCAACATAAAGGATTGATCCGTTGAACCTTTCCGATCACAGGAAATTCATTATTAAAATATTAAGATAATCATGAGACTCACAATATGTATAATACTATTACTGATAGTATCAGTATTACAGGGTAAAAGCAATGACCCGGGACCAAAGTTTACAGTAATTAAAGAATCAAAGGGAGTTACCCTTTCATCACGGTGGAGAACCACTTCTTCGAACAGCAAAACAAGGGAATTAAAAGCAGAGTTTTATGTCTCGGCAAATCCTGAGGTGGTATTAGCCCTGATCAAAAACGCCGGTATGGCAAAAAATTGGATGAAAAACCTTTCAGAATACTCTATTGTAAAACTCGAATCAGAAAACAGCTGGTATGCCTATATCCAGTATAATATACCATGGCCTTTGAACAACCAGGATTGTATAATCCGGTACAATTATATCCGTAGTAAAGACGGAAAGAACTATGAATTGAATCTGCAAGGGTATCCATCCTATCTCCCCCGCAGAGAGGGAGTCGAACGAATATCTCATATGGTCGGGAGCTGGAAATTATCGAAGGGCTCTGGTTCGGACTGCAGGGTGGAATACACTGTTTATTCAGAGCAGAAACCGGTTTTTCCGCGATGGGCAACGGATCCGCTAATTCAAAAGAATCTCATTGACACCATGGCTTCAATGAGAGAACTTTCCGAGGAAATGATGAATAAATAATAGCATTTCAATGAAAACAATATATAAAGTCCGGCAGAAGCTGCAATCAATAAAAGCTTCACCTGATGAAATTTCAAAGGGGTATGCCCTGGGTGTCTTTTTGGGAACCACCCCGTTTATTGGCACCAAGGTATTCATTGCACTGGGTCTGACCTATTTTCTGAAGTGGAGCAAAGTGGCGTCCGTTATTGGTGTATATCATATTAACCTGTTTACCGCACCCTTTTTCTACAGCATGGCATTTTTGGTTGGGAAGCAGGTAACCGGCACGGAGCTTCATTTGGCGGTTGACCGGGCCATGACGTTCTCAGGGTTTTTATCAGGTATCCTCGGAAATTGGGAAATATTGCTGGCACTGGCAACCGGTGGGTTAATTCTAGGTATTCCCCTGGCCATTGTCGCCTATTTTATGAGCAGGATGATGTTTATGCGGGTGAAATAACTTTTTTCTTATCTTTCGGGTACCCAATAATAAACCTTTTGTTATGATACCTGGAAAAGCAACTTTGTCTTCAAAAGCCATTGCGGCTTTATTCATTTCTTTATCTTTTATTTCTTCTTCCAAAGCGCAAACTCTGCTTCAAACTTTCAGCGAACCTAACACTAATTGCGTAACGTCAGAGTTCGGAAGATCGGTAAGCATTGCCGGTGATGTGAATCATGACGGATATGACGATATGATTGTCGGTGCCCCAAATTATAATGGTCTAAGAGGTTGCGCTTACCTTTTTTACGGCGGAGAAAACGCCGATACAGTATATGATGTCCTTTTTATCGGACAAACCCATGATTCTCAATTTGGTTCTAAAGTTTCAGGAGCGGGAGACGTGAATAATGACGGCTACGATGACATAATGGTCTCCGCATATATGGAATCCGATATAAGTGGTGCTGTTTATATCTATTACGGTGGTAATCCGATGGATGCCAACCCGGATGTCATTATCAGGGGTAATCATATGATCGGTTTTACCGGATATTCGATAGCTGCGCTGGGTGATCTGAATAAAGACGGATTTGACGATATTATTGTGGGTGAAAAATCAGGGCAATATGATATATACGGGTTTGGAAAAGCCCAGGTTTTTTACGGTGGAAGTAACATGGACAACAGTCCCGATATAACTTTTTACGGCCAGGGAAATATAGAACTATTTGGAGGTAGTGTGGCATCTGCAGGAGATGTTAATAGTGATGGTTTCACTGACATAATAGTTGGGGCTATAGGTGAGGGCCTTCCTAAAGCTTATATTTATTTCGGAGGAGAAAATATGGACAATAAAGCCGATATAATAATTAACGGAGCCGAATGTATTAAAGGATTTGCAACATCTCTTTCCTCAGCCGGAGATGTGAACCATGACGGATATGATGACATAATAATTGGTTACTATATTGGTACGAAAGATATAAAAGGAAAGGCATACATTTATTTTGGGGGTGATAGTATGGACAACACTCCTGATATAACCTTAACCTCTCCTGTGTCTTCTAGTTCGTTTGGTTTTGATGTTGCCGGTGGTACAGATCTTGACAAGGATGGCTATGACGATGTTATCGTAGGGTGTTTTTATTATCCATACTATTCAACCTCCAAAAGTTATGTATATGTTTATAAAGGAGGGGCAGAAATGGACTCTGAACCCGATTTAATTCTTGAGAATCAAAAAGGTTTTGAGGATTTCGGTTTTTCGGTATCCATGAGCGGCGATGTGAATAACGACGGAACCAATGACATATTGGTTGGATCGAGATTTGGCTATATAAATGGATCCGGTGCATTTTTATATTTTGCAGGCAGCGAATTGGATAGTATTTCTGATTACACTTTTAGGGATGCCCCGGGAGGCAATTACTCCGGTTATGTAGTTTCTCCTGCCGGCGATATGAATGGTGACGGGTATGATGATTTTTTGATGTCAGCCCAATACTACAACAACTCAAAAGGCAGGGTCTATTTGTACTTGGGAGGTAATGAGATCGATAACCAGGCCGATGTTTTGTTTAATGCGCCGGTTTCCGTTTCAAATTTTGGAAATTCTGTTTCGGCTGCCGGTGACTGTAACCAGGATGGTTTTGATGATATAATCATTTGTGGGTCAAAAGCATCCTATATTTATTTCGGTGGAAATATAATAGACAATACTCCTGATGTTGTTTTACCAGGAACATACCAGTACAAAAGTGTTATTTCAGCCGGCGATTTTAACCATGATGGTTTTGATGATGTCATTGTTGGGTTGAATAATAATACAACAAGTGGGGGCGATTGTAAAGTTTATTATGGAGGCAGCCCAATGGATAATGCGGCCGATTTGACATTGAGCGGAAATTATACTCACACAGATGGTAAATCGGTTTCTTCAGGCGATATTAATCATGACGGCTATTCAGATCTTATTATTACTACTGAAATTTTTATTAATCAGAATAAAGCCGATCAAATTTTGGTCTTTCTGGGAGGAGATGAGCCTGACGGCATACCGGATTTTGCACTTCAAACTGGCAGCCCTACTACGGAATTCAAAACCAATAGTATGGCCATTGTTGATTTTAATCATGATGGTTTTGATGATATCCTTGTGGGTGCTCCTTTAAGTGCAAATGGAACAGGCAAAGCTTATCTTTTCTTTGGTGGTGATGTAATAAGCACTTCGCCTGATTTAGTATTTGAAGGGAAAGGTGAGGGCGATAATTTCGGAATGTCAGTTAGTTCCACCGGAGATTTAAACAATGACGGCATTGATGATATAATAATTGGTGGCGCTTACATTGATTCTTATAAAGGAAGCGCTTACATTTATTTCGGAGGCGTTCAACCGGATACTACGGCTGATATTG
Coding sequences within:
- a CDS encoding SDR family NAD(P)-dependent oxidoreductase; its protein translation is MKNQESMFAVITGASQGLGKAFATELARQGKNLILVSLPDQNLQQLSEELAEQYQVKAVCYQTDLTNDKNVRLLALWINNNFDVNLLINNAGIGGTHKFRDVGVGYINNIIQVNVMATAVLTHQLLPNLMRQNQSYILNVSSLAAFSPVGNKTVYPATKAFVHSFTRGLYAELKNTNVFVSVVNPGAMDTNDEIRARIKAQGILGKFSLSKPEVVAKKAISQLFRKDTVIIINPLSWLVLNLVPVWIKLPLMTRAVERELRCVHA
- a CDS encoding NAD-dependent epimerase/dehydratase family protein — translated: MKTIFITGATGLLGTNLILELLAHEFNIKALLRNPSRFVLPPHRNLELIQGSLFDDLTQIISNCDVVIHVAAETRQDLSRYEEYHKINCNATVQLFNTARLCNVKKFVFVSTANTIGFGSADVGGTEQDPITYPFSGSNYAKSKQEAEDYLLANKEAIEVMIINPTFMLGEHDTKPSSGKIILMGWKKKILFYPPGGKNFVHVKDVAKGIISSLVNGKNGERYLLANENLTYYEFFKRLNRLTNQNPLMIKVPRAVLIFTGFIGDLLKQAGFKTSLNSTNMRILCIHNFYSNQKSRRELEIEYTSCDEAIMDSVRYFQHKGLIR
- a CDS encoding DUF2062 domain-containing protein encodes the protein MKTIYKVRQKLQSIKASPDEISKGYALGVFLGTTPFIGTKVFIALGLTYFLKWSKVASVIGVYHINLFTAPFFYSMAFLVGKQVTGTELHLAVDRAMTFSGFLSGILGNWEILLALATGGLILGIPLAIVAYFMSRMMFMRVK
- a CDS encoding FG-GAP-like repeat-containing protein, with product MIPGKATLSSKAIAALFISLSFISSSKAQTLLQTFSEPNTNCVTSEFGRSVSIAGDVNHDGYDDMIVGAPNYNGLRGCAYLFYGGENADTVYDVLFIGQTHDSQFGSKVSGAGDVNNDGYDDIMVSAYMESDISGAVYIYYGGNPMDANPDVIIRGNHMIGFTGYSIAALGDLNKDGFDDIIVGEKSGQYDIYGFGKAQVFYGGSNMDNSPDITFYGQGNIELFGGSVASAGDVNSDGFTDIIVGAIGEGLPKAYIYFGGENMDNKADIIINGAECIKGFATSLSSAGDVNHDGYDDIIIGYYIGTKDIKGKAYIYFGGDSMDNTPDITLTSPVSSSSFGFDVAGGTDLDKDGYDDVIVGCFYYPYYSTSKSYVYVYKGGAEMDSEPDLILENQKGFEDFGFSVSMSGDVNNDGTNDILVGSRFGYINGSGAFLYFAGSELDSISDYTFRDAPGGNYSGYVVSPAGDMNGDGYDDFLMSAQYYNNSKGRVYLYLGGNEIDNQADVLFNAPVSVSNFGNSVSAAGDCNQDGFDDIIICGSKASYIYFGGNIIDNTPDVVLPGTYQYKSVISAGDFNHDGFDDVIVGLNNNTTSGGDCKVYYGGSPMDNAADLTLSGNYTHTDGKSVSSGDINHDGYSDLIITTEIFINQNKADQILVFLGGDEPDGIPDFALQTGSPTTEFKTNSMAIVDFNHDGFDDILVGAPLSANGTGKAYLFFGGDVISTSPDLVFEGKGEGDNFGMSVSSTGDLNNDGIDDIIIGGAYIDSYKGSAYIYFGGVQPDTTADIELKGEDFLTDFGYSVCSPGDMNFDGYPEIAVGSPRRLSNGVTYLYDFHTAKKEQVISFDAPETLTYGKTPFALTASSNSGLPVIYTVSDNASALINDNTITILGAGPLTITAHQPGNLVYNPAPDISRNLEISKADLEISAKDTSKTEGSVNPQLLMIYNGFVNSDNADDIDVLPAITTEATTGSPVGTYPITLTGGTDNNYNLVLIDGTLTVKEFTGIDRIEMDGMLYPNPAHRYVIIPADNSDCEFSIYNIMGKIVLKQTLKENRIDISGLDAGCYLLEISGRRYKFIKD